The genomic stretch ATGAGAGGTTTATTATACATTATCGCAGTAATATTAGTTATAGGATGGGCATTAGGATTCTTCGTATACAGTTCAGGAGGATTAATCCACATTTTATTAGTAATTGCAGTAATCGCAGTTTTATTAAGACTAATTGGAGGAAAAGGAGTTTAATCCACTCAAAAGGATTGAAAATCAAATATAAATATTAATTCAAAAAAACAAAAAAGACATGAAAATTAACAATACAGTAATCGTACTAGGAAGTGTAGCAATTGGAGCAGCATTAGGAATTTTATTTGCACCAAAAAAAGGTTCAGAAACTAGAAAAGAAATTGCTGACGGAACGAAAGATTTAGCGAATTCAGCAAAAGATAGCGTTGACAAAGTAATGAGTGAAGTTTCTCAGAAATTCAATTCACTTAA from Kordia antarctica encodes the following:
- a CDS encoding YtxH domain-containing protein, producing the protein MKINNTVIVLGSVAIGAALGILFAPKKGSETRKEIADGTKDLANSAKDSVDKVMSEVSQKFNSLKEDGKELINKGKEKINTAARIAKDAKEELKEEL
- a CDS encoding lmo0937 family membrane protein, with amino-acid sequence MRGLLYIIAVILVIGWALGFFVYSSGGLIHILLVIAVIAVLLRLIGGKGV